The following are encoded in a window of Candidatus Cloacimonadaceae bacterium genomic DNA:
- a CDS encoding co-chaperone GroES: MKLRPIEDHVVVKIETAAQEKKVGGIIIPDTAKEKPQMAEVIAVGTDEELQKVVKVGDKVLYGKYAGTEIEIDGEKLLILAKSDILAIVE, encoded by the coding sequence ATGAAACTCAGACCTATTGAAGATCACGTTGTCGTGAAGATCGAAACCGCGGCACAGGAAAAAAAAGTTGGCGGAATCATCATTCCCGATACGGCAAAAGAGAAACCCCAGATGGCGGAAGTGATCGCCGTTGGGACAGACGAGGAATTACAGAAGGTAGTGAAAGTGGGCGATAAAGTTCTTTATGGCAAGTATGCCGGCACTGAGATCGAAATTGACGGCGAAAAGCTGTTGATTCTCGCCAAAAGCGACATCCTCGCCATCGTCGAGTAG
- the trxA gene encoding thioredoxin, with product MSVHELSVNSFAAEVLQSDLPVLVDFWAPWCGPCKALTPTIEKVALETEGKVKVVKCNIDSCPEIAGRYSIMSIPTLLIFYQGEIAGQLVGLVQKDKILDKLKAYM from the coding sequence ATGTCGGTGCATGAATTGAGCGTAAATAGTTTCGCAGCCGAAGTTTTGCAAAGCGATCTGCCGGTTTTGGTGGATTTCTGGGCACCATGGTGCGGACCTTGCAAAGCACTCACTCCCACGATCGAAAAAGTAGCCCTCGAGACCGAAGGGAAAGTCAAGGTTGTAAAGTGCAACATTGATTCATGTCCTGAGATCGCAGGTAGATACTCGATCATGTCCATACCGACCCTGCTCATCTTTTACCAAGGTGAGATCGCCGGGCAGTTGGTCGGTCTGGTGCAAAAGGACAAGATATTAGACAAGCTGAAAGCATATATGTAA
- the udk gene encoding uridine kinase, whose translation MKDNNESRLILIGGGTCSGKTTMARAIGKRIPSLKHVIISHDNYYKDLSYLSREEALQTNFDHPDAIDRDYLMTDIKAMLAGSAVNVPDYDFINHSRSEGTLCVANADVIILEGIFALYYPELLELSDLKVYVDTDSDIRLARRIYRDTLERGYEVESVLEQYLETVKPSHQAFIEPTKKNADVIIPGEKDFDKVLYMLNGYLLYELVRDASRH comes from the coding sequence ATGAAGGACAACAACGAATCGCGTTTGATTCTGATCGGAGGGGGAACCTGCTCGGGAAAAACGACTATGGCTCGCGCTATCGGAAAACGCATCCCCTCCCTCAAACACGTCATCATCTCCCATGATAACTATTACAAAGACCTCAGCTATCTCAGCCGCGAGGAAGCTCTGCAAACCAATTTTGACCACCCCGATGCCATCGACCGGGATTATCTGATGACCGATATCAAGGCTATGCTTGCCGGCAGCGCGGTCAACGTACCGGATTATGACTTCATCAATCACTCCCGCAGCGAGGGTACCCTCTGCGTCGCCAATGCCGACGTCATCATCCTGGAAGGAATCTTTGCCCTTTACTACCCGGAATTGTTAGAGCTCTCCGACCTCAAGGTCTATGTCGATACGGATTCCGATATCCGCCTCGCTCGCAGAATTTATCGGGACACTCTGGAACGCGGTTATGAAGTCGAATCCGTCCTGGAGCAATATCTGGAAACAGTGAAACCCTCACATCAGGCATTCATCGAACCCACCAAGAAAAACGCCGATGTCATCATCCCCGGTGAGAAGGACTTTGACAAAGTGCTCTATATGCTAAACGGCTATCTGCTCTATGAACTGGTGAGAGACGCGAGCCGGCACTGA
- a CDS encoding M48 family metallopeptidase — MKRCIVGILLILITAVLIAKDFTVKREKTWLRNGAANYHETIVLIPVEAKVKELKNLDDWLYVQYQNQKGYIPVNALKVQPPGSNVFASIQGGSAKSTVTQHSISAGTKGFAQLFNNHFSLSADETFYDIALGQQIDTTRFAAFNKATYRTARDKLFRNALSLPLKKTPDYFPDAQEGFGLVIAGVIANQGLYHHPKLIEYVNFVGQTVVAASDGGDIPFRFFILDISQPNAYACPGGIIFISKGMLQLIKTEAELAFVLAHEIAHVTRFHGMIETIKREHQIAAASASDELDTALPDAFSAKAKDIEQELEADIMQMFNTLIQGRLDAYEQEADIVGLRYLARAGYHPQNAAELLTRLINIRYESNNQHYRRDSIRERSAWLNSELAKYKGLKLPFFDHKDRWNNQKALMDRP; from the coding sequence ATGAAACGCTGTATCGTTGGCATATTATTGATCCTCATCACGGCTGTGCTTATTGCCAAAGACTTCACTGTCAAACGCGAAAAGACCTGGCTGCGCAATGGCGCCGCAAACTATCACGAAACGATTGTCCTCATCCCGGTCGAAGCCAAAGTAAAGGAACTGAAGAATCTGGATGACTGGCTCTATGTGCAATATCAGAATCAGAAGGGTTATATCCCCGTAAATGCCCTGAAAGTGCAGCCTCCCGGTTCAAACGTCTTTGCCTCCATCCAAGGCGGCAGCGCAAAATCCACGGTCACCCAACACAGCATCTCCGCAGGCACGAAAGGTTTCGCACAACTGTTCAACAATCATTTCAGCCTGAGCGCTGACGAAACATTCTATGACATCGCGCTTGGACAACAGATCGACACCACCCGCTTTGCAGCGTTCAACAAGGCAACATATCGAACCGCCAGGGATAAGCTCTTTCGCAATGCCCTTTCCCTGCCTCTAAAGAAGACGCCGGATTATTTTCCCGATGCCCAGGAAGGCTTTGGACTTGTCATAGCCGGCGTGATCGCAAACCAGGGACTCTACCATCATCCGAAATTAATTGAATACGTCAACTTTGTGGGGCAGACCGTCGTTGCTGCTTCCGACGGCGGAGACATCCCCTTCCGTTTCTTCATCCTCGATATCTCCCAACCCAATGCCTATGCCTGCCCGGGCGGAATTATCTTCATCAGCAAAGGCATGCTCCAATTGATCAAAACCGAAGCTGAACTCGCTTTTGTCCTGGCACACGAAATCGCCCATGTCACCCGTTTCCACGGAATGATCGAAACTATAAAACGCGAACATCAGATCGCCGCCGCTTCCGCTTCTGACGAACTGGACACTGCGCTGCCGGATGCTTTCAGCGCCAAGGCAAAAGACATCGAACAGGAACTTGAAGCCGATATCATGCAAATGTTCAACACCCTCATTCAGGGACGCCTGGACGCCTATGAACAGGAAGCGGACATCGTTGGTTTGCGCTATCTGGCGCGGGCTGGGTATCATCCCCAAAATGCAGCCGAATTACTCACGCGGCTCATAAACATACGCTATGAATCCAACAATCAACACTACCGGCGGGATAGCATTCGCGAACGCAGTGCCTGGCTGAACAGTGAACTTGCCAAATACAAGGGACTCAAGCTCCCCTTTTTTGATCACAAAGATCGCTGGAACAATCAAAAAGCTCTGATGGACAGACCATAG
- a CDS encoding transporter substrate-binding domain-containing protein: MKRILLFLVVVFCLGIIYGQNVENVRKTISIGGDYSYPPYEYLDDNHFPAGYNVELSRRLAEQMDMTPRFRLAKWAQVRSWLDDGLIDMVQGMALSSQRARTYYFSKPHTQTWRSFFVRKGSGIKSSSDLINAKVVLQQGDIAKDFLSTIEFAGSVAEVPTQEDALKLLNKGVYDAAIVNHMHGMFIVGKDKLEHISVLWDKILVKDYCYASKDKELIERIDVALLKLATNGELDTLHKKWFAPYAEKLPHVSLLSDTGTIITIIIAFLGIFLSIVMAFRHRGLRNRLRKLSTEHKTVIEHESELLREHQLIDSSSFVFYKCSVNTMQLKYISPSISQWGYTSEDLINEGMGMMDHVHEEDRNAILELIQKSPETDPCTSTKYYRIFDSDKNIHWVYDFSIIVHDDRGEAFSYGFMQDVSSQKEMEKELIEARDKAESASIAKEQFLAGVSHEIRTPLNGIIGLINVLREMESDHSHREIMDLILSSGKSLMGIVSNILDFSKIESGKLELMPGKFNPRYLIEELIKSFVLQREKGGIDIRSRVSDDIPDFVIGDMLRLRQIMTNLLQNAIKFTNSGWVELSAEVYTLSEDDIRILFCVSDTGIGMKLAKVKDIFDRFGKADSTISNSYTGSGLGLSIVRRLVELMEGLVWVESETGSGSRFFFLIPFRLTDTTDADVARSDPASMNNSMLILLVEDDPVSQKVTKLQLEKWGMQVDVANSGYEALELYDAKTYDCILLDLHLPSMDGITVCRLIREHERKRGIYSKIVALTAASTKEDRARCLEAGIDEFVTKPVDFRVLHRLITKDKQE; encoded by the coding sequence ATGAAACGAATCCTGTTATTTTTAGTCGTTGTTTTCTGCCTCGGCATCATCTATGGGCAGAACGTTGAAAACGTGCGAAAAACCATCTCGATCGGCGGAGATTACAGTTATCCTCCCTATGAGTATCTGGATGATAATCATTTCCCCGCTGGTTACAATGTGGAACTAAGCCGGCGGCTGGCAGAGCAAATGGACATGACTCCCAGATTCCGTCTCGCAAAATGGGCTCAGGTGCGTTCCTGGCTGGACGACGGGCTCATAGACATGGTTCAGGGTATGGCTTTGTCTTCCCAAAGAGCGAGGACTTATTACTTCTCCAAACCGCACACCCAGACTTGGCGCAGCTTCTTCGTCCGCAAAGGATCCGGCATCAAATCCAGCTCGGATCTGATCAATGCCAAAGTAGTATTGCAGCAAGGCGATATTGCGAAGGATTTTTTGTCCACCATCGAATTCGCCGGATCGGTAGCGGAGGTTCCCACGCAGGAAGATGCGCTGAAACTTCTGAATAAAGGAGTTTACGACGCCGCCATCGTCAACCACATGCACGGTATGTTCATCGTCGGCAAAGATAAGCTCGAGCATATTTCAGTTTTATGGGATAAAATCCTTGTCAAAGATTACTGCTACGCCTCCAAAGACAAAGAATTGATCGAAAGGATCGACGTCGCATTGCTCAAATTGGCTACGAACGGAGAATTGGATACCTTGCATAAAAAATGGTTCGCGCCCTATGCTGAAAAATTACCCCATGTCAGCTTGCTATCCGATACTGGAACGATTATTACGATCATCATCGCTTTCCTGGGTATTTTTCTCAGCATAGTTATGGCATTCAGGCACAGAGGGTTGAGAAACCGCTTAAGAAAGCTTTCCACGGAACATAAAACCGTCATTGAACACGAATCCGAGCTTTTACGGGAGCATCAACTCATCGATTCCAGCTCTTTTGTTTTTTATAAATGCAGTGTCAACACAATGCAATTGAAATACATCTCACCGAGCATATCGCAATGGGGATACACATCTGAAGACCTGATCAATGAAGGTATGGGAATGATGGATCATGTGCATGAAGAAGATCGAAACGCCATACTGGAACTGATCCAAAAAAGTCCTGAAACAGATCCCTGCACCTCCACAAAATACTATCGCATATTTGATTCGGACAAGAATATCCACTGGGTCTATGACTTTAGCATCATCGTTCATGACGACAGAGGCGAAGCCTTTTCCTATGGTTTCATGCAGGACGTTAGCTCGCAGAAGGAAATGGAGAAAGAACTGATCGAAGCAAGGGACAAAGCGGAATCCGCCAGCATCGCTAAAGAGCAATTTCTGGCTGGCGTGAGCCATGAAATCCGCACTCCCCTAAATGGCATCATCGGTTTGATAAACGTCCTCCGGGAGATGGAATCCGATCATTCGCATAGGGAAATCATGGATTTGATTCTTTCCTCGGGAAAGAGCCTGATGGGCATCGTCTCCAATATCCTGGATTTTTCCAAGATCGAGTCCGGAAAATTGGAACTGATGCCCGGCAAATTCAACCCCCGGTATTTGATCGAAGAACTGATCAAGAGCTTTGTCCTCCAACGCGAAAAGGGCGGTATTGATATCAGATCGCGCGTCTCGGATGATATCCCTGATTTCGTAATCGGCGATATGTTGCGCTTGCGGCAGATCATGACAAATTTATTGCAAAACGCCATCAAATTCACCAATTCCGGCTGGGTGGAGCTATCAGCGGAAGTTTATACTCTCTCAGAAGACGATATCCGCATCCTTTTCTGTGTTTCGGATACCGGCATCGGCATGAAATTAGCGAAGGTCAAAGACATTTTTGACAGATTCGGCAAAGCGGATTCCACGATCAGCAATTCCTACACTGGATCCGGATTGGGCTTGTCCATAGTGAGGCGATTAGTGGAACTGATGGAGGGCTTAGTCTGGGTGGAAAGCGAAACCGGCAGCGGCAGCCGATTCTTCTTTCTAATTCCCTTCCGGCTCACAGACACAACTGATGCTGACGTTGCCCGTTCAGATCCTGCATCCATGAACAACAGCATGCTCATCCTATTGGTGGAGGATGATCCCGTCAGTCAAAAGGTTACCAAGCTCCAGCTTGAGAAATGGGGTATGCAAGTGGATGTGGCAAATTCCGGATATGAAGCATTGGAACTCTATGACGCAAAAACCTATGACTGCATTTTGCTCGATTTGCATCTTCCCAGTATGGATGGAATCACGGTGTGCAGGCTGATTCGCGAACATGAACGCAAGCGTGGGATATACTCCAAGATCGTTGCTCTCACCGCTGCCTCGACCAAGGAAGACAGAGCCCGGTGCCTGGAAGCAGGGATTGACGAATTTGTGACCAAACCGGTTGATTTCAGAGTCCTACATAGACTAATCACAAAAGATAAACAGGAGTAA
- the pgsB gene encoding poly-gamma-glutamate synthase PgsB, whose translation MTVLIFATVLLILNWIIEYRRHKRNVLSIPIRIHVNGTRGKSSVTRLIAAGLRAGGLKTIAKITGTLPRVVLPDGREAAIIRLMGANIIEQKYIFRHAISQKPDAIVVECMAVNPVFQWITERQFVRSTISVITNCRPDHLDLMGSTEQSVTMSLSNTIPAHGVCYTAENEHFQLLQKVAKHRHCKIHKIRPHDVTHEELAQFQYIEHAENVQLALAVCAEAGVPRDVAITGMMKAHPDPGALRKYYLEDGSKKIHFYNVFAANDPKSTARVIDMVTGHLNHVEKIIILNSRADRIFRSQQLLDAVKDMDFSYILLTGEVPEKVESYALSVGIPRAKVIPLGEPLTEVIYQKVLELTRSESHVLGIGNIAGRIKYGAQIVAHFRHKIQAMKKAKQQGAERG comes from the coding sequence ATGACTGTACTGATATTTGCGACGGTGCTTCTGATCCTGAATTGGATAATTGAATATAGAAGACACAAGCGCAACGTCCTATCCATACCGATCAGGATCCATGTGAACGGAACGAGGGGAAAATCAAGCGTGACGCGTTTGATCGCAGCCGGTCTCAGAGCCGGCGGTCTCAAAACCATCGCCAAGATCACCGGCACCCTGCCGCGCGTGGTTTTGCCGGATGGCAGGGAAGCTGCGATCATCAGATTGATGGGCGCAAACATCATCGAGCAGAAATATATCTTCCGCCATGCCATATCCCAGAAGCCTGATGCCATCGTGGTCGAATGCATGGCGGTGAATCCCGTCTTTCAATGGATCACGGAGCGTCAATTTGTGCGCAGCACGATCAGCGTGATCACAAATTGCCGTCCCGACCATCTTGATCTGATGGGCAGCACCGAACAGAGCGTCACCATGTCCCTCAGCAATACGATCCCTGCGCACGGAGTTTGCTACACGGCGGAAAACGAGCATTTTCAGCTCTTGCAGAAAGTGGCAAAACATCGCCATTGCAAAATCCACAAGATTCGCCCCCATGACGTCACTCATGAGGAATTGGCGCAGTTTCAATATATCGAACATGCAGAAAACGTACAGCTCGCTTTGGCAGTCTGTGCCGAAGCCGGAGTGCCCAGAGACGTTGCTATCACAGGAATGATGAAAGCGCATCCCGATCCCGGCGCGCTGCGCAAATACTATCTCGAAGATGGAAGCAAGAAGATCCATTTCTACAACGTCTTTGCCGCCAACGATCCCAAGTCCACCGCCCGCGTGATCGACATGGTCACCGGTCACCTCAACCATGTTGAAAAGATTATCATTCTGAACAGCCGTGCGGATCGGATTTTCCGTTCGCAACAACTGCTGGACGCCGTCAAAGATATGGATTTTTCCTACATTCTTCTTACCGGCGAAGTTCCGGAAAAGGTGGAATCCTACGCGCTATCAGTCGGAATTCCGCGTGCCAAAGTGATCCCTCTGGGCGAACCGCTCACCGAGGTCATCTACCAAAAAGTTTTGGAACTCACGCGTAGCGAATCCCACGTCCTGGGCATCGGCAACATCGCAGGTAGAATCAAATACGGAGCCCAAATCGTGGCTCATTTCAGACATAAAATTCAAGCAATGAAAAAAGCAAAACAACAAGGAGCTGAACGTGGTTGA
- the pgsC gene encoding poly-gamma-glutamate biosynthesis protein PgsC has product MVDAVMQAAVGIGVIISLIFSELLGASAGGIVVPGYVALYLDKPMQIIGTLIVSLLTWGIIRIIGNFTLLFGKRRMVLSILIGFILGWATRMLVFQNQTVYTYQMQSIGYIVPGLIANWFERQGFVKTITTMGIAAVLVRLILMVVFAGEI; this is encoded by the coding sequence GTGGTTGATGCAGTAATGCAAGCGGCGGTCGGAATCGGCGTCATCATCAGTCTGATATTCTCGGAACTGTTGGGCGCTTCTGCCGGTGGGATTGTGGTGCCAGGATATGTGGCGCTCTATTTGGACAAACCCATGCAGATCATTGGAACCCTTATCGTGAGTCTGCTCACCTGGGGAATCATCAGAATAATCGGCAATTTTACACTGCTCTTTGGCAAACGGAGAATGGTGCTCAGCATCTTGATCGGCTTCATTCTCGGTTGGGCTACGCGCATGCTGGTCTTTCAAAATCAGACGGTTTATACCTATCAGATGCAATCGATCGGCTATATCGTTCCCGGCTTGATCGCAAACTGGTTCGAGCGCCAGGGATTCGTCAAAACCATCACTACCATGGGCATCGCTGCGGTTTTGGTTCGCCTGATTCTGATGGTCGTTTTCGCAGGGGAGATATAA